In Thermodesulfobacteriota bacterium, the genomic stretch CATGTGGAAGGGGCCCTCGGGGGCGAGGGCTCGGTCAGGGTGGAAGGGGTCTCGTTTAAAAAGCCATGAAAGTTGGTGAAATCATCCCAGGCACTCTGGTATCCTTTGAAGGAATCCAAAAGAAACGGAGATTTTCATTCCGATGGAACCTGCCGCGTCGTTCATGCATGATTTTTTCCTTGTCCTCATCCCGCTCTTTGTCGCGATGGAGCCCGTGGGTTTGATACCCATCTATCTCTCGATGACGAGGGCCATGGACGAGGGGCAGAAGAGGAACGTCCTCTTCTATTCGGTCGTGACCGCCGCGGCCATTACCATAGCCTTCCTTCTGGTGGGGAGGGCGGTCTTCCTTGCCCTCGGCATAACGATATCCGATTTCCAGATAGCCGGCGGCCTCATCCTCCTTTCAATAGCCATCGTCGACATAGTCCATACCGCAAGGATGGTGCCGGGCGTGCCGGTAACCATCGGCGTCGGGATAGTGCCCATAGGCACCCCCCTCATAGCAGGGCCAGCGGCGCTTACAACACTTCTGATGCTGAGCGACCTCTACGGCTTTACCGTAACGCTCTCGGCGCTGCTCGTGAACCTCGTCATCGTCTGGCTCGTATTCTTCTTTGCCGAAAGGATAGTGGGCTACATAGGGGAGAACGGCGCGCTTGGGGTCTCGAAGGTGATATCCCTTCTCCTTGCGGCGATCGCCGTCATGATGATACGGAGGGGTTTGGAGACGCTCTTCTGACAGGCTGCTGAAAAAAACCAATCTGCTGCGTCGTCTTCAAAGTTCGTCATTGCGGCGTACCGAAAAAGTGCGCCTCATTCCTCACTTTTCGACTCCTTGCATCTAGAGAGCTTTTTGAGCAGCCTTCATGTGATTTTGAGTTTTTCAGCAACCCTGTTAAGGCAACCACTAAAAAAATGATCTTTTCCCCAGACTCCTGTGTCAGGCCGGGACAAAAATGCTCACGTATTATCATATATGCTTATTCACGGCCTTCCTTGACTGGAAAAATCTCCAATTTTAGAGAAACGGTCAGAAACCCCCGGCCTTTCAAGGCCGGGGATGAATGGCCGCCCGTAGCGAAGCCAGCGTAAGCTGGCGTAGCGGAGGCAATATCGCCTCACGGGTTCCCGATACCCCGGCCTTCAGGCCGGGGAGCGGTTCATAGGTTGCCTTGGAGCCGGAGGAGATAAACAAGGCCGGGGTCAAAAGCCCCCGGCCTTTAAATGGAAAGCGGCGGCGTAAGGAGGGCCTTTTCCTCGGGGAAGCCGAACATCAGGTTCATGTTCTGCACGGCCTGCCCTGAAGCGCCCTTGACGAGGTTGTCGATGGCGGAAACTACGATGACCCTTTTCCGGTCGGCATAGAGGCCGATGTCGCAGAAGTTGGACCCGCGCACCTGGCTTATGTCCGGGAAGGAGCCTTCCGGCAGTAGCCTTACGAACCTCTCGCCAGAGTAGAAATCCCCGTAGAGCGAAAAGAGGGCGGATGAGGTCAGTTCTTCCTTGAGCCCCGCGTAGGCGGTAGTGAGTATGCCTCTCGATGCCGGTATGAGGTGAGGCGTAAAGCGCACCCCGAGCGGGCCTCCTGCCGCGGTTGAAAGTTCCTGCTCAATTTCAGGCGTGTGCCTGTGGCAGCCGACCTTGTAGGCCTTGAAGCCCGAGGCGACCTCTACGAAAGAGGTCTCGACGGCAGCGTTCCTTCCGGCCCCGGACACCCCGCTTTTGGAATCAACTATGACCGTGCCTTCGGCGAGGAGGCCCTTTTTCGCAAGGGGCGCAAGTGCCAGCACCGCGCTCGTCGGGTAGCACCCGGGGTTTGCCACGAGGCGCGCCCCTTTTATCTCTTCCCTCTTAAGCTCGGGAAGCCCGTAGACCGCCTGCGAAAGAAGATTGACGGACTTGTGCTCCCCGTACCACGCATTGTACACGCCGGGGTCGCGGAGGCGGAAATCCGCGCTCAAGTCGATGACCCTCGAGCCCTTCATTAGCTCCGGCACGACCTCCTGGGATGCGCCGTGAGGCATGGCGCTGAAGGCAAGGTCGGCCTTCACTGCCTTCACGTTACCGGGGTCGCTGAAGACAAGTTTGTCGTAAAAACCCCTGAGGGCCGGGAAGACCTCGGGCACTGCCTTGCCTTTATATTGCCTGGACGTGGCCTCAACCACCTCTGCCCCGTCGTGCCGGGCAAGTATCCTCAGAAGCTCAAGCCCGGTATATCCGCTCGCACCGAAGATGGCGACCTTCATCAGAACCCTCCGAAATAAATGCGACTCCAAAATAAAAAAGGGGAAGGCCGGACCGGCCTTCCCCTAAAGGACGAATACAGGTAATTACCTCTTGGAGAACTGGAACCGTTTCCTTGCGCCCTTCTGTCCGTACTTCTTCCGTTCCTTCATCCTCGGGTCCCTGGTGATGAGGCCCGCCTTCTTCAAAACACCCCTGAAGGACTCGTCGGCAAGGCAGAGGGCCCTTGCTATGCCGTGCCTTACGGCGCCCGCCTGGCCGCTCTCGCCGCCGCCGTTCACGTTGGCGATGACGCTGAACTTCCCGGAGGTCTCTGTAAGGTTAAGGGGCTGCCTTACGATGCTCCTCAGGGTGTCGCGGCTGAAGAAGTCGTTCACGCTCTTCCTGTTTACGGTTATATCGCCGGCCCCGGCAAGGAGCCTTACCCTTGCGACCGAGGTCTTGCGTCTGCCGACTGCGCTGAATATGTCTGCCATTTACCTTCTCCAGAAATAAATTGAATTCTTATTTGGCCAGGGCGACGGGGCCCTGTGCCTGATGGGGGTGCTTGTCCCCGGTGTATACCTTGAGCTTCTTGAACATGTCCCTGCCGAGCGGCCCCTTGGGGAGCATGCCCCATACCGCTTTCTTTATGACCTCTTCCGGCTTCCCGGACGAGAGCTTCTCGAGCGGGACGGACTTCAACCCGCCGGGGTACATGCTGTGGTGGTAATAGACCTTGCCGGTCATCTTCTGGCCGGTAACGGTTATCTTCTCGGCGTTTACTACGACGACGAAG encodes the following:
- the argC gene encoding N-acetyl-gamma-glutamyl-phosphate reductase, producing MMKVAIFGASGYTGLELLRILARHDGAEVVEATSRQYKGKAVPEVFPALRGFYDKLVFSDPGNVKAVKADLAFSAMPHGASQEVVPELMKGSRVIDLSADFRLRDPGVYNAWYGEHKSVNLLSQAVYGLPELKREEIKGARLVANPGCYPTSAVLALAPLAKKGLLAEGTVIVDSKSGVSGAGRNAAVETSFVEVASGFKAYKVGCHRHTPEIEQELSTAAGGPLGVRFTPHLIPASRGILTTAYAGLKEELTSSALFSLYGDFYSGERFVRLLPEGSFPDISQVRGSNFCDIGLYADRKRVIVVSAIDNLVKGASGQAVQNMNLMFGFPEEKALLTPPLSI
- a CDS encoding MarC family protein → MEPAASFMHDFFLVLIPLFVAMEPVGLIPIYLSMTRAMDEGQKRNVLFYSVVTAAAITIAFLLVGRAVFLALGITISDFQIAGGLILLSIAIVDIVHTARMVPGVPVTIGVGIVPIGTPLIAGPAALTTLLMLSDLYGFTVTLSALLVNLVIVWLVFFFAERIVGYIGENGALGVSKVISLLLAAIAVMMIRRGLETLF
- the rpsI gene encoding 30S ribosomal protein S9 → MADIFSAVGRRKTSVARVRLLAGAGDITVNRKSVNDFFSRDTLRSIVRQPLNLTETSGKFSVIANVNGGGESGQAGAVRHGIARALCLADESFRGVLKKAGLITRDPRMKERKKYGQKGARKRFQFSKR
- the rplM gene encoding 50S ribosomal protein L13, with the protein product MKTFIPKVDANAKKWYLVDAKGENLGRLATRIATVLRGKHRPTYTPYLDTGDFVVVVNAEKITVTGQKMTGKVYYHHSMYPGGLKSVPLEKLSSGKPEEVIKKAVWGMLPKGPLGRDMFKKLKVYTGDKHPHQAQGPVALAK